ATTTCTGAAAATCCAAGATGGCTGCAACAACTTCTGTACGTTCTGCATTATTCCGTGGTCGCGTGGACTTTCCCGCAGCCGGGAAGCAAACAGCATCATCCAACAGGCTCATCAACTCGTACACGCCGGGTACAAGGAAATTGTCCTGACAGGCATACATACCGGTGGGTACGGAGATGACATGGAGAATTATGATCTGACGGATCTGCTATGGGACTTGGATAAAGTAGAGGGCCTGGAACGTATTAGAATCAGTTCGATTGAAGCCAGTCAGATTGATGATCGGATGCTGGATGTGATTAAACGTTCAGACAAACTTGTGCGCCACTTCCACATTCCGCTGCAAGCAGGCGATGATACCGTATTGAAACGTATGCGCCGTAAATATACGACCGAAGAGTTTTACAATAAAATGCTTCGCATTCGGGAAGCAATGCCGGATGTAGCAATTACAACCGACGTTATTGTAGGGTTCCCGGGTGAGACGGATGAGATGTTCCGTAATGGCTATGAACTGATGAAGAAAATCGGATTTTCCGAAATGCACGTTTTCCCCTATTCCAAACGAACTGGAACACCGGCAGCACGTATGGAGGATCAGGTGGATGAGGAAGTCAAAAATGCGCGCGTGCATGAACTGATTGAGCTATCCGAGCAAATGCAGCTGGCATACGCCAAGCAATTTGTGGGCCAAGTACTGGATGTCATTCCTGAAGGTGAAGCCAAGGGCCGTGAAGGCAGTGGTAAACTGCACGGTTACAGTGACAACTACATTCAGTTGGTCTTTGATGGTTCCCTGGATATGGTCGGCAAGGTATGCCGTGTCAAAGTGACCGAAGCGGGTGTGAATGAAAGCCAGGCTACGTTGGTTCGTGTGTTGGAGGAAAATCTCAAGTCCGCAGCGATGTAATCGAGGCGTTAGGAACAAGGATTTCATTTCCTTGGGGAGCGTACCCGTGGAGATGAGGTCCTTCTTTTTCCAAAAAAGATGAAGTCAATTCCGTAATGGGGGAGAGCAGCATGAATAAAAAAGAAATTTCGGCAGGCGGAGTCGTCTACCGCACGGGAGAAGACGGAAAGCTCCAAATTCAACTGATTGTAGATCGCTACGGCAAAACGACTCTCGCCAAGGGCAAAATGGAAGCTGGAGAAACGGTAGAACAAACCGCACTGCGTGAGATTCTGGAAGAGACAGGCATGGTCGGCCGAATTGTAGAACCCGTCGATATCATTGCTTATACGTATCAGCATGCTGAGTTTGGTCCGGTGGACAAGGAAGTTCATTATTATCTCGTTGAAGCGGAAAGCGGCGATCTGCAGCCTCAGATTGAAGAAATCAAAGGTGTAGATTGGTACGCTCCGGAAGAAGCTTGGTCCAGACAGCAGCATAGCGGATACGATAATAACGATGACATTTTACGAGTGGCACTGAACAAATTAGGCATTAACGTATAGCTGTTTTCTATTGAGTGACGTATCGCTACTTTTTGTCGAGAGTGAGAGAGTTTCGAACATCAGGCCATGGGTGACTTCGCCACTGGGGTGGAGACCGGTGGTTTTTTGTGCCAAATCGGCAAGTAACAGAACGGCAAGGCAAGCAGTGAACTGGTGACGTTAAAAAGGGTCTGGGCGTGCGCAATCTGCGCCCCGTTATCCGCTGACAGCCAGGCCGAAGCTGCATGCAGCTGGCCGATCAGCGGCATAAATAGCAGCGCTCCCGCAATGTTTAGTACGACATGGGAGGCTGCGACAAATTTGCCTGCGGATGCTCCGCCAGCGGCAGCAATCACGGCGGTGATACAGGTCCCTACGTTCGACCCGATCACAATGGCGATGCCGATCTCCACAGGCAGTACGCCTGTGGCTGCAAGCGTAATCGCCATGCTGATGACGGCTGCGCTGCTATGAATGAGCGCCGTCAGGCAGGCACCTGCCAGAAAGCCCCACCACAAGCTGTCGGCTGAGCGATCCAGAAACCACTGGAATACGCCCAACCTTCGCAGGGGTACGGCAATGGATTGCATCACTTGAATGCCTGTCATAACGAGGGCAAATCCGGCTGAAGCGAGAAAGCTGTATTGCATGGTAGACAGCGTCCGGCGTGTGCGTTCAGGAGCGAGCTGATTTCGTTCACCAAGCACAACTAAGACGGCCCAGCCTGTAAGTGACAAGGCAAGCAGAGGCAGGGAAACCCGTCCGATCTGCAGTCCGACCAGCTCGGTGGTCAGGCACGTCCCGATGTTGGTGCCGAGAATAATGCCAAGTGTGCGTCCGTAGCTAATTAATCTGGCGTTCGCGAGTCCAATGGTGAGCACGGTGACGGCGGTACTGCTTTGCAGCAGGGCTGTAGCGCCCGCACTGAAAGCCATGCCTTTCCAGGGAGCAGAGGTAGCACGGCCCAGCCATCCAGCCAACATGGGCCCGGCCATCCGCTGTAAGGCTGTTTCCATCAGCTTCATCCCGCCAAAAAAGATAAGAAGCCCGTATAGTAAGGGCAGCACAACATCTCTGAACATGAGTTAACATCATTCCTTCCGTGCATATCCTTATTCTCATCCTATGAGTAAATAAGGACAACCATGACAGGCTAACGGAATTCTGAAGTTAACAGCGTTTGAAAGACCGATAAGTTATCTTAATGGTCACCCAAATTACCGCGCCCCTATTCAAAAGATACGGAGATTCTGCAAACGCAGCGAAGGGGATGGAGTTGGAACTGTAGAAGCGAAGTGCTCGCCTTTATCCCTTGATTTTTCCTATAGTGAAATGGAATCAGAAAAATCTGGGGATAACAGCGATCGGAAGGTTGTTCTGTCATCGCAGTGGCAACTGTGGAATTTGAGATTCATCTGTACAACGACGTAACCGCGATCGAAAGTCCGATCCATCCCCGCAGCGGTCATCCCAATTACCGCACCCCTATTCAAAAGATACGGAGATTCTGCAAATGTAGCGGAGGGGATGGAATTGGAACTGTAGAAGCGAAGCGTTCGCCTTTGTCTCCAAATTTTAACCTTCTGAATAATAAATCAATAAAATTTGGAGACAACAGTGATCGAAAGTCCAATCCATCACCGCAGCGGTCACCTTTACACCAAGCCTATCTTTTGAACAATAAATTAAAGGAAGTGGATCTATCTTGCCATCAGTTACACTGGAACGCAGCCGCAAAAAGCGGCTTGAACATGCACATCCATGGATATATAACAATGAAATCGCCTCTGTTGAAGGAAACCCCGAGCCGGGAGATCTGGTCAACGTAATGAATCACCAAGGTCGCTATCTCGCGACAGGGTACTATAATCCTGCATCTCAAATCACAGTGCGAGTCGTGGCCTATCAACCCTTGGAGTTTGAACAGATGGACACCGCGTTTTTTGCAGCGCGTTTCCGCGATTGCTTACGCCACCGGGAGCGTTTTATCCAGGATGGGGAGGCATACCGTCTTGTTTATGGGGAAGCTGATTTTCTGCCTGGACTGATCGTTGACCGTTTTGGCAGCATCCTTGTTGTTCAATTGCTCACATTGGGGATGGACCGTTGCCGCGAAGCGATTGTACAAGCTCTAATTGAAGTGATGCAGCCGGAAGGCATCTATGAACGCAGTGATGTGTCCATTCGTGAACTCGAAGGCTTGGAGCAGACGAAAGGACCATTGTATGGGGATTGCCCGCGTCATGTCACGGTAACGGAGAACGGATTGCTCATTAAGGTGGATATCGTGGAAGGCCAGAAGACAGGGTACTTCTTCGACCAGCGCGAGAATCGTGCAGCCATCGAACCGCTTATGAAGGGTTGGGGTTACAAGAGCGGTATTACGCTCCAACAGACTGAGCAGGATGGTACGCAGCAGCTGCTTCCTGTGAATAAAAGCGGCAAGGTTGTGACGTTCCCTTATTGGGATGGGGCCACTGTGCTGGAATGTTTCTCCCATACCGGCAGCTTCACATTGAACGCCTGCAAATATGGAGCCAAAAAAGTAACCTGCCTGGATATCTCAGAGCATGCGATTGAAAGTGCACGTACCAACGTAGAACTGAACGGGTT
Above is a window of Paenibacillus sp. E222 DNA encoding:
- a CDS encoding Na/Pi symporter, which codes for MEIGIAIVIGSNVGTCITAVIAAAGGASAGKFVAASHVVLNIAGALLFMPLIGQLHAASAWLSADNGAQIAHAQTLFNVTSSLLALPFCYLPIWHKKPPVSTPVAKSPMA
- the mtaB gene encoding tRNA (N(6)-L-threonylcarbamoyladenosine(37)-C(2))-methylthiotransferase MtaB, translating into MPSVAFYTLGCKVNFYDTEAIWQLFKNEGYDQVDFDEQTADVYLINTCTVTNTGDKKSRQIIRRAIRRNPDAIVAVTGCYAQTSPAEILDIPGVDLVIGTQDRDKILPYVNEIQESRQPVNAVRNIMKTRVFEEMDVPDFADRTRAFLKIQDGCNNFCTFCIIPWSRGLSRSREANSIIQQAHQLVHAGYKEIVLTGIHTGGYGDDMENYDLTDLLWDLDKVEGLERIRISSIEASQIDDRMLDVIKRSDKLVRHFHIPLQAGDDTVLKRMRRKYTTEEFYNKMLRIREAMPDVAITTDVIVGFPGETDEMFRNGYELMKKIGFSEMHVFPYSKRTGTPAARMEDQVDEEVKNARVHELIELSEQMQLAYAKQFVGQVLDVIPEGEAKGREGSGKLHGYSDNYIQLVFDGSLDMVGKVCRVKVTEAGVNESQATLVRVLEENLKSAAM
- a CDS encoding NUDIX hydrolase, with protein sequence MNKKEISAGGVVYRTGEDGKLQIQLIVDRYGKTTLAKGKMEAGETVEQTALREILEETGMVGRIVEPVDIIAYTYQHAEFGPVDKEVHYYLVEAESGDLQPQIEEIKGVDWYAPEEAWSRQQHSGYDNNDDILRVALNKLGINV
- a CDS encoding class I SAM-dependent rRNA methyltransferase — translated: MPSVTLERSRKKRLEHAHPWIYNNEIASVEGNPEPGDLVNVMNHQGRYLATGYYNPASQITVRVVAYQPLEFEQMDTAFFAARFRDCLRHRERFIQDGEAYRLVYGEADFLPGLIVDRFGSILVVQLLTLGMDRCREAIVQALIEVMQPEGIYERSDVSIRELEGLEQTKGPLYGDCPRHVTVTENGLLIKVDIVEGQKTGYFFDQRENRAAIEPLMKGWGYKSGITLQQTEQDGTQQLLPVNKSGKVVTFPYWDGATVLECFSHTGSFTLNACKYGAKKVTCLDISEHAIESARTNVELNGFTDRVEFVVADAFQYLREQVKGLDERNVRARAGEQKVDTSKALAAGGKTFDVVILDPPAFAKTKSAVKGACRGYKDINLQGMKLVNEGGYLVTASCSYHMRPDLFLETIADAAEDAGKVLRLIDWKAAGKDHPQILGVDEGHYLKFAIFEVRSKKN